A part of Oryctolagus cuniculus chromosome 15, mOryCun1.1, whole genome shotgun sequence genomic DNA contains:
- the LOC100340271 gene encoding olfactory receptor 226-like encodes MSPRGNRSEVVEFILVGFPGSLGLHACLLVLFLLAYTLTVMENLAIVVVVRASPALHKPMYLFLSNLSFLEVWYVSVTVPKMLLSLAAPQFRRISFAGCMAQLYFFLALACTECTLLGVMAYDRYVAICHPLRYASIMSPGLCSLLAAGSWLSGFTISLGKVFFIARLGYCGPNVMNHFFCDVSPLLNLACSDMSVAELMDFLLALLILLGPLLLTVASYAAILSAVLRIPSTAGRHKAFSTCASHLAVAVIFYSASLFIYARPRAIYSFDCNKLVSVVYTVLTPLLNPIIYCLRNQEVKQALRKVMQRAVQALGVPS; translated from the coding sequence ATGTCCCCACGGGGCAACCGCTCAGAGGTGGTCGAGTTCATCCTGGTCGGCTTCCCGGGCTCCCTGGGGCTCCACGCGTGCCTGCTGGTGCTGTTCCTGCTGGCCTACACGCTGACCGTCATGGAGAACCTGGCCATTGTCGTGGTGGTGCGTGCCAGCCCGGCACTGCACAAGCCCATGTACCTCTTCCTCAGCAACCTGTCCTTCCTGGAGGTGTGGTACGTCTCTGTCACCGTGCCCAAGATGCTGCTCAGCCTGGCAGCGCCCCAGTTCCGGCGCATCTCCTTCGCCGGCTGCATGGCACAGCTGTACTTCTTCCTGGCGCTGGCCTGCACCGAGTGCACGCTGCTGGGTGtcatggcctatgaccgctacGTGGCCATCTGCCACCCCCTGCGCTACGCCAGCATCATGAGCCCCGGGCTCTGCAGCCTCCTGGCCGCTGGTTCCTGGCTCTCCGGCTTCACCATCTCCCTGGGGAAGGTGTTCTTCATCGCCCGCCTGGGCTACTGCGGCCCCAATGTCATGAACCACTTCTTCTGCGACGTGTCCCCGCTGCTGAACCTCGCCTGCTCCGACATGTCCGTGGCGGAGCTCATGGACTTCCTCCTGGCGCTGCTCATCCTGCTGGGGCCGCTGCTGCTGACCGTGGCCTCCTACGCGGCCATCCTCAGCGCAGTGCTGCGCATCCCATCCACCGCCGGCCGGCACaaggccttctccacctgtgcctcgCACCTGGCAGTGGCCGTCATCTTCTACTCGGCCTCCCTCTTCATCTACGCGCGGCCGCGAGCCATCTACTCCTTCGACTGCAACAAATTGGTGTCCGTGGTGTACACAGTGCTCACGCCCCTGCTCAACcccatcatctactgcctgcGGAACCAGGAGGTGAAGCAGGCACTACGCAAGGTGATGCAGAGGGCGGTCCAGGCCCTGGGTGTCCCTTCCTAG
- the LOC138845271 gene encoding olfactory receptor 6Z7-like: protein MSNSSSALVTEFVLLGFPELCHLQGLLLGSFFTIYLVTVLENLVVVGTICASRQLHTPMYFFLGNLSVLETLYTSVTVPKLLAILAGARAISFSSCLTQLFLFLSLGSSECFLLATMACDRYLAICRPLHYPAIMDSRLCLCLALSAWLGGFLASCVSTALIAHLRFCGSNILNHFFCDISPLLQLSCSDTTAIEMLDFVAALAVLASSLLVTAFSYAHILATVVRVPRGTGRQKAFSTCASHLVVVAIFYTTTIFMYARPHAISSFALNKLVSVVYSIVTPLLNPLIYCLRNHDIREALAKLIRAPSS, encoded by the coding sequence ATGAGCAACTCCAGCAGTGCCTTGGTGACTGAGTTTGTCCTGCTGGGCTTCCCAGAGCTGTGCCACCTGCAAGGGCTGCTGCTTGGGTCATTCTTCACCATCTATCTGGTGACTGTCCTGGAGAACCTGGTCGTCGTGGGAACCATCTGTGCCAGCCGGCAACTGCACACACCCATGTATTTCTTCCTGGGCAACCTGTCAGTGCTGGAGACCCTCTACACCTCAGTCACCGTCCCCAAGCTGCTGGCCATCCTGGCCGGGGCCAGAGCCATCTCCTTCTCCAGCTGCCTCAcgcagctgttcctcttcctctctctgggctcctcagagtgcttcctcctggccaccATGGCCTGTGACCGCTACCTGGCCATCTGTCGCCCACTACATTACCCGGCCATCATGGACTCCCGGCTCTGCCTGTGCCTGGCCCTCAGTGCCTGGCTTGGTGGCTTCCTTGCCTCCTGTGTGTCTACAGCACTCATCGCTCACCTCAGGTTCTGTGGCTCCAACATCCTCAACCACTTCTTCTGTGACATCTCGCCCCTGCTACAGCTCTCCTGCTCTGACACCACTGCCATTGAAATGCTGGACTTCGTGGCGGCCCTGGCAGTGCTCGCaagctccctgctggtgaccGCCTTCTCCTACGCCCACATCCTGGCCACAGTGGTGAGGGTTCCCAGAGGCACCGGCCGCCAGAAGGCCTTCTCTACCTGTGCCTCCCACCTGGTGGTGGTGGCAATCTTCTACACCACCACCATCTTCATGTATGCCCGACCTCATGCCATCAGCTCCTTTGCCCTCAACAAGCTGGTGTCCGTGGTCTATTCGATCGTGACGCCTCTGCTCAACCCCCTCATCTACTGCCTACGAAACCACGACATCAGGGAGGCCCTGGCCAAACTTATCCGGGCCCCCAGCTCCTGA
- the SPRN gene encoding shadow of prion protein isoform X1, translating to MRLRSARPILGRRPRADPRHPAPCSGEGLATARPLPPGRGPWSYRGPRLRRQNMNWTAATCWALLLAAAFLCDGGAAKGGRGGARGSARGGIRGGARGTSRVRVRPAPRYGSSPRVAAAGAAAGAAAGAAAGLAAGPGWRRAAGPGERGPDEEDLASGGNGTGVYSYWTWTSGAGCSRGPRLYLLLGGALALRLPRP from the exons ATGCGCCTCCGTTCTGCCCGCCCCATCCTAGGGCGGAGGCCTCGCGCAGACCCCAGGCACCCGGCTCCGTGCTCCGGAGAGGGGCTCGCCACCGCCCGCCCCTTGCCGCCGGGCCGCGGCCCCTGGAGCTACCGAGGCCCGCG GCTTCGTCGCCAAAACATGAACTGGACTGCCGCGACGTGCTGGGCCCTGCTGCTGGCCGCTGCGTTCCTCTGCGACGGCGGCGCGGCCAAGGGAGGCCGAGGCGGGGCGCGGGGCAGCGCCCGGGGCGGGATCCGCGGGGGCGCTCGCGGGACCTCGAGGGTGCGCGTGCGGCCGGCGCCCCGCTACGGCTCCTCCCCGCGCgtggcggcggcgggggcagcAGCCGGGGCGGCAGCGGGAGCAGCCGCGGGCTTGGCCGCGGGCCCCGGCTGGAGGCGCGCGGCGGGGCCGGGGGAGCGCGGCCCGGACGAGGAGGACTTGGCGTCCGGAGGTAACGGGACGGGCGTTTACAGCTACTGGACCTGGACTTCAGGCGCGGGATGCTCGCGGGGCCCGCGCCTCTACCTGCTGCTGGGTGGCGCCCTCGCCCTGCGGTTGCCGCGGCCCTAG
- the SPRN gene encoding shadow of prion protein isoform X2, protein MNWTAATCWALLLAAAFLCDGGAAKGGRGGARGSARGGIRGGARGTSRVRVRPAPRYGSSPRVAAAGAAAGAAAGAAAGLAAGPGWRRAAGPGERGPDEEDLASGGNGTGVYSYWTWTSGAGCSRGPRLYLLLGGALALRLPRP, encoded by the coding sequence ATGAACTGGACTGCCGCGACGTGCTGGGCCCTGCTGCTGGCCGCTGCGTTCCTCTGCGACGGCGGCGCGGCCAAGGGAGGCCGAGGCGGGGCGCGGGGCAGCGCCCGGGGCGGGATCCGCGGGGGCGCTCGCGGGACCTCGAGGGTGCGCGTGCGGCCGGCGCCCCGCTACGGCTCCTCCCCGCGCgtggcggcggcgggggcagcAGCCGGGGCGGCAGCGGGAGCAGCCGCGGGCTTGGCCGCGGGCCCCGGCTGGAGGCGCGCGGCGGGGCCGGGGGAGCGCGGCCCGGACGAGGAGGACTTGGCGTCCGGAGGTAACGGGACGGGCGTTTACAGCTACTGGACCTGGACTTCAGGCGCGGGATGCTCGCGGGGCCCGCGCCTCTACCTGCTGCTGGGTGGCGCCCTCGCCCTGCGGTTGCCGCGGCCCTAG